From the genome of Hyperolius riggenbachi isolate aHypRig1 chromosome 9, aHypRig1.pri, whole genome shotgun sequence, one region includes:
- the LOC137531870 gene encoding E3 ubiquitin/ISG15 ligase TRIM25-like — protein MASADLSEELKCPVCLTIYTDPVSLRCGHNYCRVCIDRVLDSQEGSAGYSCPECREKYKERPGLHGNIALRNIAERFLTIQPDQEGAGVHCTYCVDSPVPAVMSCLMCDASMCDKHLRVHSKAPEHVLCAPTTSPETRKCSVHKEILKYYCTEDAACVCVTCTLAGEHRGHQVETLQEASEKKKKKLRNDLQTLMAETEEAEERVQSLEERRRKAQEKADGEAERVTALFRDLRRRLEELEKRVLSDIMRQAEMMSQSYDDIIRQLEIKKEELSRKMRHIEELCNMTDPLTVLQESHTGDLCDTEDRHDKQLHDGGDLDVAGISHTLHTGLADIMSGVTGRISIQPADILLHVTTASNKLHISDDRKTASRSDIGQNRPETPERFQDWSQVLSSRSFSSGRHYWEVDVGGSDSWAVGMCYPSIARRGEQSVIGRNNKSWCLDRWDTQCSVRHDRKDIQLPDGIPSDRVRIYLDYEAGQISFYALCDPIRHLHTFITTFTEPLHAGLWVLGGCIKISGGSQGV, from the coding sequence ATGGCGTCTGCTGATCTGAGCGAGGAGCTGAAGTGTCCCGTCTGTCTGACcatttatacagatcctgtaagcctgagatgtggtcacaactactgccgggtctgtattgatcgtgtgctggactcacaggaggggtctgcaggttattcctgtcctgaatgtagagagaagtacaaggagCGGCCTGGATTACACGGGAACATTGCTCTGAGGAACATAGCAGAGCGTTTCCTGACTATTCAGCCAGATCAGGAGGGGGCCGGAGTCCATTGTACTTACTGTGTGGACTCTCCTGTACCTGCTGTTATGTCCTGTCTGATGTGTGACGCTTCTATGTGTGATAAAcacctgagagtccacagcaaggcaccagaacacgtcttatgtgcccccaccacctccccggagaccaggaaatgctccgtccataagGAAATACTgaagtattactgcactgaggatgctgcctgtgtctgtgtaACCTGCACTCTGGCTGGAGAACATCGGGGACACCAGGTGGAGACACTACAGGAGGCctctgagaagaagaagaagaagctgaggAATGATCTGCAGACActgatggcagagacagaggaggctgaggaaagagtccagagtctggaggaacgcaggagaaaagcacaagaaaaagcagatggtgaagcagagagagtcactgctctgtttagagacctcaggagacggctggaggagctggagaagagagtcctgagtgacatcatgaggcaggcagagatgatgtCACAATCCTATGATGACATCATCAGACAGCTGGAGATAAAGAaggaggagctgtccaggaagatgcgtcacattgaggagctgtgtaacatgactgatccactgactgtcttacaggaatcacacacaggtgacttgtgtgacacggaggacagacatgataagcagctccatgatggaggggatctggatgtggccggcatctcacacacattacacacaggactggctgatatcatgtctggggtaactggGAGGATCTCTATACAACCTGCAGACATATTACTGCATGTAACCACAGCTAGTAATAAGCTACATATATCAGATGACAGGAAAACTGCATCTCGGTCAGATATAGGGCAGAACCGCCCAGAAACACCAGAGAGATTCCAGGATTGGTCTCAGGTGTTGAGCAGCCggagtttctcctcagggcgacattactgggaagtggatgttgggggATCAGATAGCTGGGCAGtcgggatgtgttaccccagtatagccaggaggggAGAGCAGTCAGTGATTGGAAGGAATAACAAGTCCTGGTGTTTGGACAGGTGGGATACTCAGTGCTCAGTTAGACATGACAGGAAAGATATCCAGTTACCTGATGGGATCCCCAGTGATAGAGTCaggatatatctggattatgaggccgggcagatctccttttatgccctgtgtgaccccatcagacacctccacacatTTATTACCACCTttactgagcccctccatgctgggTTATGGGTACTGGGAGGTTGTATAAAGATATCTGGGGGGAGTCAGGGGGTGTGA